One window of Quercus robur chromosome 5, dhQueRobu3.1, whole genome shotgun sequence genomic DNA carries:
- the LOC126728269 gene encoding uncharacterized protein LOC126728269 gives MESNVSQDPAALALQIQSLAATVEELTRQNQEMRQRLQQEDNHMEINKDNDGDSQRRRTSTPEEANSNLLREMGKEMEELRNAIKGKMNQSLDRIVRKTNSPFILAVQECLVPSKFRLPQLEPFDGLKDPLDHLNTFKMTLGLQQPFDEILQLSSSFLRHFVGRQRPKRLVDHLLTIKQEEKETLRSYVACFTRGILEVDEADDKVQLTTFKAGLKSRELVVSLAKNPPKTMAEMLLKAQKYINAEDALILTKIKDEQYLKCPRPLHSLPSVRDKRKYCCFHKDHRHYTDDCRNLKEQIEELIWKGKLQKYVKRGDSSRYRDDKKDQHEGSQRDEDHLPLCPQSAIREIKTITGGPSTGGSFRSLKKSYQRQVNSVHSLPSLKQRRTKQDMYFSEEDGRGLKQPHDDPLVIIIMIEGFNTRRVLVDNGSSADIIYLSTFQQLKVDPKRLRPFESPLINLSGDKVYPHGIETLTVTAGFYPLQAILASKENHTWIIEDKTPEIVEKLETIELVEGDPAKMTQVGISLNPKTKEDIIGFLKDNLDVFAWSHEEMPGILANIIQHCLNVDPEKKPV, from the exons ATGGAATCCAATGTTAGCCAAGATCCTGCTGCATTAGCCTTACAAATCCAGTCACTCGCAGCCACTGTGGAAGAACTTACTAGGCAAAACCAAGAGATGAGGCAGCGGTTGCAACAAGAAGATAACCACATGGAAATCAACAAAGACAATGATGGAGATAGTCAGAGGAGACGAACTAGCACTCCAGAAGAGGCAAACTCAAATCTTCTCAGGGAGATGGGAAAGGAGATGGAGGAGCTAAGAAATGCTATCAAGGGAAAGATGAATCAAAGTTTAGATAGAATAGTCAGAAAGACAAACTCACCTTTCATCTTAGCAGTTCAGGAATGCCTGGTGCCCTCCAAGTTTCGTCTACCCCAGCTCGAGCCCTTTGATGGACTAAAAGATCCATTGGATCACCTCAATACATTCAAGATGACGCTGGGTCTTCAACAACCCTTTGACGAGATTCT GCAGCTAAGCAGCTCCTTCCTTCGTCATTTTGTCGGCAGGCAACGTCCAAAAAGGCTAGTTGACCATTTGCTCACCATCaagcaagaagaaaaagaaactttgAGGTCCTATGTAGCGTGCTTCACCCGAGGAATtctggaggtggacgaagcAGATGATAAGGTACAACTTACGACCTTTAAGGCTGGATTAAAGTCCAGAGAATTGGTGGTCTCTCTAGCAAAAAATCCCCCTAAGACGATGGCAGAGATGCTTTTGAAGGCACAGAAGTACATAAACGCTGAGGACGCCTTG ATTTTGACAAAGATTAAGGACGAACAGTATCTTAAATGTCCCAGGCCACTCCACTCGTTGCCTAGTGTGCGCGACAAAAGGAAATACTGCTGTTTTCACAAAGACCACAGGCATTACACAGACGATTGCCGAAATTTGAAGGAGCAAATAGAAGAACTTATATGGAAAGGGAAATTACAGAAGTACGTGAAAAGGGGAGATTCTAGTAGGTATAGGGACGACAAGAAGGACCAACATGAAGGCTCTCAGAGAGACGAAGACCACCTACCACTTTGTCCACAGAGTGCAATAAGGGAAATAAAAACCATCACAGGAGGACCATCCACAGGTGGGTCATTCAGATCCCTCAAGAAGTCATACCAAAGGCAGGTGAATAGTGTCCATAGCTTGCCTTCCTTGAAGCAAAGACGAACAAAACAAGACATGTACTTCTCAGAAGAAGATGGTAGAGGGTTAAAGCAACCTCATGATGACCCACTGGTCATTATAATCATGATTGAGGGATTCAACACAAGAAGGGTTCTGGTAGACAACGGGAGCTCGGCGGACATTATCTACCTTTCTACCTTTCAGCAATTAAAAGTAGACCCGAAGAGACTTCGTCCTTTCGAGTCCCCCCTCATTAATTTAAGTGGAGACAAGGTGTACCCCCATGGAATAGAAACGTTAACGGTCACAGCTGGCTTTTATCCCCTCCAG GCCATCCTGGCCTCAAAAGAGAACCACACGTGGATAATCGAAGATAAAACACCAGAAATTGTCGAGAAGCTAGAAACGATAGAGTTGGTCGAAGGAGATCCAGCAAAGATGACCCAAGTAGGGATAAGTCTAAATCCAAAGACAAAAGAAGATATTATTGGCTTCCTGAAGGATAACCTcgacgtgtttgcatggagcCATGAGGAAATGCCAGGTATCCTAGCAAACATTATCCAACATTGCCTTAATGTAGACCCTGAGAAAAAACCTGTCTAG